The following proteins are encoded in a genomic region of Arachis stenosperma cultivar V10309 chromosome 4, arast.V10309.gnm1.PFL2, whole genome shotgun sequence:
- the LOC130974471 gene encoding uncharacterized protein LOC130974471: protein MFIDLTVRCALFGDYVNQVNHFLASGYVEQPVVVIQLAKVKFFRGQVGLQNVMYATQMLFNPDIPEVVEFRQSMIEQGVNGTHPLFIANEGKVLSLEDDFMRLTRKCTIEELQDNNQEGSFIIFGAIQGIVEDGGWWYSASVCGKGIYPQNGAYYCDFCLKHITNVTPRFKIKITVEDHTGEGIFLLFDREASYLLKKSCADLFTEVQRDASLICGDTYPPIFQVLIGKKLLLKVDTKGVPHDTFYGTFRVRRICDDSTIIAMFELPDYDADDESTPKKEHDLHKSVPYEKGDVGIKKEFSDTFMKSEKDADFLAGKQAVVSGLSEFVALNDGEHGKEEKTPSNNIVSDDLCAELDILLSSAEKETQEVLSHVVDASSQYGEKLIHENHVVTCKGKRNLNPKFEEAAVDVDGRGLKVAKVNGV from the exons ATGTTCATTGA TCTTACAGTGCGATGTGCATTGTTTGGAGATTATGTTAATCAAGTGAATCATTTTCTTGCTTCTGGCTATGTGGAGCAGCCTGTTGTGGTGATTCAGCTTGCAAAAGTCAAGTTCTTTAGGG GTCAAGTAGGTCTTCAAAATGTGATGTATGCTACTCAAATGTTATTTAATCCTGATATTCCTGAAGTCGTTGAGTTCAGGCAGAG tatgattGAGCAAGGTGTTAATGGTACCCATCCGCTGTTTATTGCAAATGAGGGTAAAGTTCTCTCATTGGAAGATGATTTCATGCGTTTAACCAGAAAATGCACTATTGAAGAGCTTCAAGATAACAATCAG GAGGGTTCTTTTATCATCTTTGGTGCAATTCAAGGTATTGTTGAGGATGGAGGTTGGTGGTATTCTGCTTCTGTGTGTGGAAAGGGTATCTATCCTCAAAATGGTGCATATTACTGTGATTTTTGTTTGAAGCACATAACTAATGTGACTCCAAG atttaaaattaaaataacagtTGAAGATCATACTGGGGAGGGTATTTTCCTTCTGTTTGATCGTGAGGCATCTTATTTGCTTAAGAAGTCATGTGCTGACTTGTTTACTGAGGTTCAAAGAGATGCAAGT CTTATATGTGGGGATACTTATCCTCCCATATTTCAAGTCCTCATTGGAAAGAAGTTGCTGCTCAAGGTTGATACCAAAGGTGTCCCACATGATACATTTTATGGGACTTTCCGAGTTAGAAGAATTTGTGATGATTCCACTATTATTGCGATGTTTGAACTTCCCGATTATGACGCTGATGACGAGTCTACTCCAAAAAAG GAGCATGATTTACACAAATCTGTTCCTTATGAAAAAGGGGATGTTGGTATTAAGAAGGAGTTTTCAGATACTTTTATGAAAAGTGAGAAAGATGCTG ATTTTTTAGCTGGAAAACAGGCTGTTGTTTCTGGATTGAGTGAGTTTGTTGCCTTAAATGATGGTGAACatggaaaagaagagaaaacacCCAGCAATAATATTGTTAGTGATGATCTTTGTGCTGAACTCGATATATTGCTTAGCTCAGCGGAAAAAGAAACTCAG GAGGTGTTGTCCCATGTTGTTGATGCATCTTCGCAATATGGAGAGAAGCTTATTCATGAGAATCATGTTGTGACCTGCAAGGGTAAGAGGAATTTGAATCCGAAATTTGAAGAGGCTGCTGTTGATGTAGATGGGCGTGGGTTGAAGGTTGCCAAAGTTAATGGAGTTTGA
- the LOC130973075 gene encoding protein S40-5-like, whose product MAKGRKLTTSRSDRFLETYPQAQSSAGDPSELREEDIWSTADDTDAATAAYADWETIAAAESNGGGGATYRRRIPRDGHRQSGGLSLAFEDPACNAAATPRVVHQFRPRDGGTAAASPRGRHVAQSAPVNVPDWSKILRVDSAESLHGGGEDDDFDDGASEMVPPHEYLARSRKAAANSVFEGVGRTLKGRDMSRVRDAVWSQTGFDG is encoded by the coding sequence ATGGCCAAGGGTCGCAAGCTAACCACCAGCCGTAGCGATCGCTTCCTCGAAACCTACCCCCAGGCCCAATCATCCGCCGGAGATCCATCGGAGCTCCGGGAAGAGGACATCTGGTCCACGGCGGACGATACCGATGCCGCCACCGCAGCTTACGCCGATTGGGAGACAATTGCCGCTGCGGAGTCAAACGGTGGCGGTGGCGCCACGTACCGTCGCCGGATTCCCCGCGATGGTCACCGACAATCCGGTGGATTGTCGCTGGCGTTTGAGGATCCGGCTTGCAATGCTGCGGCGACGCCAAGAGTCGTACACCAGTTCCGCCCTCGCGACGGCGGTACCGCTGCGGCTTCGCCGAGGGGGCGCCACGTGGCGCAGTCGGCGCCGGTGAACGTGCCGGATTGGAGCAAGATACTCCGAGTGGACTCCGCCGAGTCGCTGCACGGCGGTGGCGAGGATGACGATTTTGACGACGGCGCGTCAGAGATGGTTCCGCCGCACGAGTACTTGGCACGAAGCCGGAAGGCGGCGGCGAACTCGGTTTTCGAGGGAGTCGGGCGAACCTTGAAGGGCCGGGACATGAGCCGGGTACGTGATGCCGTTTGGAGCCAGACCGGGTTCGATGGATGA